One genomic region from Phocoena sinus isolate mPhoSin1 chromosome 3, mPhoSin1.pri, whole genome shotgun sequence encodes:
- the FBXO4 gene encoding F-box only protein 4 isoform X3, with amino-acid sequence MAGSEPRKGGVTPQPHHSDWSRLEAAILSGWRNFWQSVGKERAAPRSSPEEADEKASSLTRLPIDVQLYILSFLSPHDLCHLGSTSHYWNETVRDAILWRYFLLRDLPSWSSVDWKSLPDLEILKKPISEVTDGAFFDYMAVYKMCCPYTRRASKSSRPMYGAVTSFLHSLIIQNEPRFAMFGPGLEELNTSLVLSLMSSEELCPTAGLPQRQIDGIGSGVSFQLSNQHKFNILILYSTTRKERDRAREEHTSAVNKMFSIQNEGDDQQGSRYSVIPQIQKVCEVVDGFIYVANAEAHKSPGYRG; translated from the exons ATGGCGGGAAGCGAGCCGCGCAAAGGAGGCGTCACCCCTCAGCCTCACCACAGCGACTGGAGCCGCCTGGAGGCTGCCATCCTCAGCGGCTGGAGGAACTTCTGGCAGTCGGTGGGCAAGGAGAGGGCGGCTCCGAGGTCCTCCCCGGAGGAGGCGGACGAGAAGGCCAGCTCGCTAACGCGGCTGCCG ATTGATGTACAGCtatatattttgtcatttctttcacCTCATGATCTATGTCATTTGGGAAGTACAAGTCATTATTGGAATGAAACTGTACGAGATGCAATTCTGTGGAGATATTTTCTGTTGCGGGATCTTCCTTCTTGGTCATCTGTTGACTGGAAGTCTCTTCCAGATCTAGAAATCTTAAAAAAGCCTATATCTGAGGTCACTGATGGTGCATTTTTTGACTACATGGCAGT CTATAAAATGTGCTGTCCATATACAAGAAGAGCCTCAAAATCTAGCCGTCCTATGTATGGAGCTGTCACCTCATTTTTACACTCATTGATCATTCAGAATGAACCACGATTTGCCATGTTTGGACCAGGTTTGGAAGAACTAAATACATCTTTGGTGTTGAGCTTGATGTCTTCCGAGGAGCTTTGCCCAACAGCTGGTTTGCCTCAGAGGCAGATTGATG GTATTGGATCAGGAGTCAGTTTTCAGTTGAGCAACCAACATAAATTCAACATCCTAATATTATATTCAACTACAAG GAAGGAAAGAGATAGAGCAAGAGAAGAACATACAAGTGCAGTTAACAAGATGTTCAGTATACAGAATGAAGGGGATGATCAACAGGGAAGCCGGTACAGTGTAATTCCACAAATTCAGAAGGTGTGTGAAGTTGTTGATGGGTTCATCTATGTTGCAAATGCTGAAGCTCATAAAA GTCCAGGATACAGAGGCTGA
- the FBXO4 gene encoding F-box only protein 4 isoform X2 has product MAGSEPRKGGVTPQPHHSDWSRLEAAILSGWRNFWQSVGKERAAPRSSPEEADEKASSLTRLPIDVQLYILSFLSPHDLCHLGSTSHYWNETVRDAILWRYFLLRDLPSWSSVDWKSLPDLEILKKPISEVTDGAFFDYMAVYKMCCPYTRRASKSSRPMYGAVTSFLHSLIIQNEPRFAMFGPGLEELNTSLVLSLMSSEELCPTAGLPQRQIDGIGSGVSFQLSNQHKFNILILYSTTRKERDRAREEHTSAVNKMFSIQNEGDDQQGSRYSVIPQIQKVCEVVDGFIYVANAEAHKTNVKRMPCFYLAHELRLNHLSHPWMVQDTEAETLTGFLNGIQWILEEVESKHAR; this is encoded by the exons ATGGCGGGAAGCGAGCCGCGCAAAGGAGGCGTCACCCCTCAGCCTCACCACAGCGACTGGAGCCGCCTGGAGGCTGCCATCCTCAGCGGCTGGAGGAACTTCTGGCAGTCGGTGGGCAAGGAGAGGGCGGCTCCGAGGTCCTCCCCGGAGGAGGCGGACGAGAAGGCCAGCTCGCTAACGCGGCTGCCG ATTGATGTACAGCtatatattttgtcatttctttcacCTCATGATCTATGTCATTTGGGAAGTACAAGTCATTATTGGAATGAAACTGTACGAGATGCAATTCTGTGGAGATATTTTCTGTTGCGGGATCTTCCTTCTTGGTCATCTGTTGACTGGAAGTCTCTTCCAGATCTAGAAATCTTAAAAAAGCCTATATCTGAGGTCACTGATGGTGCATTTTTTGACTACATGGCAGT CTATAAAATGTGCTGTCCATATACAAGAAGAGCCTCAAAATCTAGCCGTCCTATGTATGGAGCTGTCACCTCATTTTTACACTCATTGATCATTCAGAATGAACCACGATTTGCCATGTTTGGACCAGGTTTGGAAGAACTAAATACATCTTTGGTGTTGAGCTTGATGTCTTCCGAGGAGCTTTGCCCAACAGCTGGTTTGCCTCAGAGGCAGATTGATG GTATTGGATCAGGAGTCAGTTTTCAGTTGAGCAACCAACATAAATTCAACATCCTAATATTATATTCAACTACAAG GAAGGAAAGAGATAGAGCAAGAGAAGAACATACAAGTGCAGTTAACAAGATGTTCAGTATACAGAATGAAGGGGATGATCAACAGGGAAGCCGGTACAGTGTAATTCCACAAATTCAGAAGGTGTGTGAAGTTGTTGATGGGTTCATCTATGTTGCAAATGCTGAAGCTCATAAAA CTAATGTAAAAAGAATGCCCTGTTTTTATTTGGCCCATGAGCTGCGTCTGAATCATCTAAGCCACCCATGGATG GTCCAGGATACAGAGGCTGAAACTTTAACTGGTTTTTTGAATGGCATTCAGTGGATTCTTGAAGAAGTAGAATCTAAGCATGCAAGATGA
- the FBXO4 gene encoding F-box only protein 4 isoform X1, with the protein MAGSEPRKGGVTPQPHHSDWSRLEAAILSGWRNFWQSVGKERAAPRSSPEEADEKASSLTRLPIDVQLYILSFLSPHDLCHLGSTSHYWNETVRDAILWRYFLLRDLPSWSSVDWKSLPDLEILKKPISEVTDGAFFDYMAVYKMCCPYTRRASKSSRPMYGAVTSFLHSLIIQNEPRFAMFGPGLEELNTSLVLSLMSSEELCPTAGLPQRQIDGIGSGVSFQLSNQHKFNILILYSTTRKERDRAREEHTSAVNKMFSIQNEGDDQQGSRYSVIPQIQKVCEVVDGFIYVANAEAHKRHEWQDEFSRIMAMTDPAFGSAGRPMLVLSCISQANVKRMPCFYLAHELRLNHLSHPWMVQDTEAETLTGFLNGIQWILEEVESKHAR; encoded by the exons ATGGCGGGAAGCGAGCCGCGCAAAGGAGGCGTCACCCCTCAGCCTCACCACAGCGACTGGAGCCGCCTGGAGGCTGCCATCCTCAGCGGCTGGAGGAACTTCTGGCAGTCGGTGGGCAAGGAGAGGGCGGCTCCGAGGTCCTCCCCGGAGGAGGCGGACGAGAAGGCCAGCTCGCTAACGCGGCTGCCG ATTGATGTACAGCtatatattttgtcatttctttcacCTCATGATCTATGTCATTTGGGAAGTACAAGTCATTATTGGAATGAAACTGTACGAGATGCAATTCTGTGGAGATATTTTCTGTTGCGGGATCTTCCTTCTTGGTCATCTGTTGACTGGAAGTCTCTTCCAGATCTAGAAATCTTAAAAAAGCCTATATCTGAGGTCACTGATGGTGCATTTTTTGACTACATGGCAGT CTATAAAATGTGCTGTCCATATACAAGAAGAGCCTCAAAATCTAGCCGTCCTATGTATGGAGCTGTCACCTCATTTTTACACTCATTGATCATTCAGAATGAACCACGATTTGCCATGTTTGGACCAGGTTTGGAAGAACTAAATACATCTTTGGTGTTGAGCTTGATGTCTTCCGAGGAGCTTTGCCCAACAGCTGGTTTGCCTCAGAGGCAGATTGATG GTATTGGATCAGGAGTCAGTTTTCAGTTGAGCAACCAACATAAATTCAACATCCTAATATTATATTCAACTACAAG GAAGGAAAGAGATAGAGCAAGAGAAGAACATACAAGTGCAGTTAACAAGATGTTCAGTATACAGAATGAAGGGGATGATCAACAGGGAAGCCGGTACAGTGTAATTCCACAAATTCAGAAGGTGTGTGAAGTTGTTGATGGGTTCATCTATGTTGCAAATGCTGAAGCTCATAAAA GACATGAATGGCAAGATGAATTTTCTCGTATTATGGCAATGACAGATCCAGCTTTTGGATCTGCAGGAAGACCAATGCTGGTTTTATCTTGTATTTCTCAAGCTAATGTAAAAAGAATGCCCTGTTTTTATTTGGCCCATGAGCTGCGTCTGAATCATCTAAGCCACCCATGGATG GTCCAGGATACAGAGGCTGAAACTTTAACTGGTTTTTTGAATGGCATTCAGTGGATTCTTGAAGAAGTAGAATCTAAGCATGCAAGATGA